Proteins found in one Coffea eugenioides isolate CCC68of chromosome 5, Ceug_1.0, whole genome shotgun sequence genomic segment:
- the LOC113769971 gene encoding uncharacterized GPI-anchored protein At1g61900-like, whose translation MKEVVPEMILLHLLLLNIYVPLSMIGPYESIGSSDAVLKRHFISSLYVSPSTDLQPLATPHAPSPLMPFTYNGLPNFSGCCMLNFFSAESISSVIATDCWSSLAPYLANVVCCP comes from the exons ATGAAAGAAGTTGTGCCGGAAATGATTCTTCTTCATCTGCTCTTGCTTAATATCT ATGTGCCTTTGTCTATGATCGGTCCATATGAATCCATAGGCAGTTCTGATGCAGTACTAAAAAGgcatttcatttcttctttatATGTCTCTCCAAGTACAGATCTTCAGCCTCTTGCAACACCACATGCACCTTCACCACTGATGCCTTTCACATATAACGGCTTGCCAAATTTTTCTG GATGTTGTATGTTGAACTTTTTTTCAGCTGAAAGTATATCAAGTGTGATAGCAACGGATTGCTGGTCTTCCCTAGCACCATATCTTGCAAATGTGGTTTGTTGTCCTTAA
- the LOC113769972 gene encoding uncharacterized GPI-anchored protein At1g61900-like, protein MESYMSHLQEQSFVTNLQAVNCASLQCVKISSNVYSLYYIKLKDFSPQGSILPKIPTAASAQIGLWISKLMLALLATSNIL, encoded by the exons ATGGAGAGTTATATGTCTCACTTGCAAGAGCAAAGCTTTGTTACTAACCTGCAAGCAGTAAACTGTGCTTCCTTGCAGTGTGTTAAAATATCCAGCAATGTATACAGTCTCTACTATATAAAGCTGAAGGACTTTTCACCTCAAG GTAGTATACTACCAAAAATACCCACTGCAGCATCTGCTCAAATAG GACTGTGGATTAGCAAGTTGATGCTTGCTTTACTGGCCACCTCAAACATTCTCTGA
- the LOC113771307 gene encoding probable disease resistance protein At4g27220, which translates to MEALGNLAFDRGRKCYHLRDNLRSLETKLQRLSNRKIDFESKVKVAERSGTKKRKREVENWFEEVAKLENEFVALKTRVEQGNLLKNAFSSGDGVEKMDEIVEQLMVQSDSDHFAELCLEASESRGEPRVTTELFGKMFCKGLETIPAWLDTNEILRIGIWGMGGVGKTTLAEHIHNHLLENTQFKVYWISVSQDFSIEKLQGDIAKRLRLDLSNVDDEGARARRLRDAFEKMEEMVVLILDDVWEDFGLDRLGIPLDARNCRLILTTRSKEVCNRMQCHSNFELKTLDTEEAWGLFERTLGSETSLDGGLKDIAKSIMERCDGLPLGIVTVAGSMRGLRDIYEWRNALEDLKACSIGHDKMEKKVFRILEWSFNRLNKCEKNCFLYCCLYPEDSDIKREKLIDLLIWAELMSKRDSRSKAFDEGQTILNKLIRVCLLEETKDSKGDDCVKMHDLVRDMALRITNGNSTPESSRDDVPRFLVKSLGWRRSKVILEQEEWTQDLRAVSFCSKNFKGIEIPPAWSPNCPKLSTLLLSRVFLKEIPDSFFQHMCALKVLNLQGCKGITELPNCVSDMVNLTALILGHCADLMSVPPLGKLKQLRELNLSKTKIQDLPQGWESLVNLERLNLDECRTLSLKILPKGTFSQFHRLQLLILPPFGKVQVNDPEVLNQLEGFIGCLSFTDFYKITRWPKYYNVYINDILTKSRGYMYYQKQLYFHQCKLGRGSNYLPDDMKSLRIQDCEGMGIRCLSDAFRNFINLSHLFALYIVDSVGIEFLWQLSPASPHDQLEVSSLSPLCHLERLGLSRLPNLVGLFYGGSGPYLLPVGTFSSLKIMWIHECHNMKQLFTVQLLQTLQNLGNLNVKDCEGLEEIAADGYGVGQEGGEGIQLASSEATATVILPKLRRLTLNRLPQLKNICKAAMICNSIKEIEVFDCPKVKRLPSFLSSIDGPPCPPSKLGMIRGDKEWWESLEWDNSYPKNAIDPLFRAR; encoded by the coding sequence ATGGAGGCACTTGGGAATTTGGCATTCGACAGAGGAAGGAAGTGTTACCATTTGCGTGATAATCTAAGGTCGCTCGAAACGAAGTTGCAAAGATTAAGCAACAGGAAAATTGACTTCGAGTCGAAAGTGAAAGTTGCAGAAAGATCAGgtactaagaaaaggaaaagggaggtTGAGAATTGGTTTGAGGAGGTAGCAAAATTAGAGAATGAATTCGTTGCATTGAAAACGAGGGTAGAACAGGGTAATCTTCTAAAAAATGCATTTAGCAGTGGGGATGGAGTGGAGAAAATGGACGAGATTGTAGAGCAACTGATGGTGCAAAGTGATAGTGATCATTTTGCTGAGCTTTGCCTTGAGGCTTCTGAGAGCAGAGGTGAGCCACGAGTGACAACAGAATTATTTGGGAAAATGTTTTGCAAAGGTCTGGAAACAATCCCGGCATGGTTGGACACCAATGAGATCTTAAGGATTGGGATATGGGGGATGGGAGGTGTGGGTAAGACTACTTTGGCGGAACACATCCATAATCATCTCCTTGAGAATACTCAATTCAAGGTTTATTGGATTTCTGTCTCTCAAGATTTTAGCATCGAAAAGCTGCAAGGTGACATTGCTAAACGCCTAAGGCTTGATCTGTCAAACGTGGATGATGAAGGAGCAAGGGCACGTAGGTTGCGTGACGCATTCGAGAAAATGGAGGAAATGGTAGTGCTCATATTGGATGATGTTTGGGAAGACTTTGGTTTAGACAGGTTAGGGATTCCTCTTGATGCAAGAAATTGCAGATTGATTTTGACTACACGCTCAAAAGAAGTGTGCAACCGGATGCAATGCCATAGCAATTTTGAGTTGAAAACCTTGGACACGGAGGAAGCTTGGGGTTTGTTCGAGCGTACACTTGGCAGCGAGACCTCGCTTGATGGAGGTTTGAAAGATATTGCCAAGTCCATCATGGAAAGGTGTGATGGTTTGCCTCTTGGTATTGTCACAGTGGCTGGGAGCATGAGAGGTTTGAGAGACATCTATGAATGGAGAAATGCATTGGAAGACTTGAAAGCATGTTCAATAGGGCATGACAAGATGGAAAAAAAGGTGTTTCGCATCCTGGAATGGAGTTTCAATCGCCTGAATAAATGTGAAAAGAATTGCTTCTTGTATTGCTGTCTTTATCCAGAAGATAGTGATATAAAAAGGGAGAAACTAATAGACCTGTTAATTTGGGCAGAGCTGATGTCAAAACGGGACTCAAGGTCAAAAGCATTTGATGAAGGTCAAACGATATTAAACAAACTGATAAGAGTTTGCTTGCTGGAAGAAACAAAAGATTCCAAAGGGGATGACTGTGTAAAGATGCATGATTTGGTCAGAGACATGGCATTAAGGATCACAAATGGAAACTCCACACCAGAGAGCAGCAGAGATGATGTACCCCGATTCTTGGTGAAAAGCTTAGGATGGAGACGTTCAAAAGTAATACTGGAACAAGAAGAGTGGACACAAGATCTCCGTGCAGTTTCCTTCTgttcaaaaaatttcaaaggaaTAGAAATTCCACCAGCCTGGTCACCAAATTGTCCTAAGCTCTCCACCTTGCTTCTTTCTCGGGTTTTCCTAAAAGAAATCCCAGATTCGTTCTTTCAGCACATGTGTGCACTTAAAGTTCTGAATCTACAAGGGTGCAAAGGTATAACAGAGTTGCCTAATTGTGTTTCAGACATGGTGAATCTCACTGCTTTGATTTTGGGACATTGTGCAGACCTCATGTCTGTGCCACCACTGGGAAAACTCAAGCAATTGAGGGAATTGAATCTTTCCAAAACTAAGATTCAGGATTTACCTCAAGGTTGGGAGTCACTGGTCAATCTCGAAAGGCTTAATTTGGACGAGTGTCGGACTTTAAGTTTAAAGATATTACCAAAAGGGACATTTTCCCAATTCCACCGTCTTCAACTGCTAATATTGCCACCCTTTGGTAAGGTACAAGTTAATGATCCGGAAGTGCTGAACCAATTAGAAGGTTTCATAGGATGTTTGTCTTTTACGGACTTCTACAAAATTACTCGGTGGCCAAAATACTATAATGTTTATATCAATGACATCTTAACTAAGAGTCGGGGTTATATGTATTACCAGAAACAACTGTATTTCCATCAGTGCAAGCTTGGTAGAGGATCGAACTATCTGCCAGATGATATGAAAAGTCTGAGAATCCAGGATTGTGAGGGCATGGGCATTAGGTGCTTGTCAGATGCTTTTAggaattttataaatttaagcCACTTATTTGCATTGTATATTGTTGATTCAGTTGGAATAGAGTTCCTCTGGCAATTGTCCCCTGCTTCTCCACATGATCAGTTGGAAGTCTCGTCTCTTAGTCCACTCTGTCATCTCGAACGGCTAGGGCTCTCCAGGTTACCAAACCTGGTTGGTCTTTTTTACGGAGGATCAGGACCATATTTGCTTCCTGTTGGCACCTTTTCTTCCCTCAAAATAATGTGGATTCATGAATGTCACAACATGAAGCAGCTATTCACAGTGCAGTTGTTGCAGACCCTTCAAAATCTTGGAAATTTAAACGTTAAAGACTGTGAAGGATTGGAGGAGATAGCAGCAGATGGCTATGGAGTAGGGCAAGAAGGAGGAGAAGGCATCCAATTGGCTTCAAGTGAAGCCACCGCCACTGTCATCCTTCCAAAATTAAGGAGATTGACTCTGAATAGGCTGCCGCAACTGAAGAACATTTGCAAGGCAGCCATGATATGCAATTCCATTAAGGAGATTGAAGTATTCGATTGTCCAAAGGTAAAGAGGCTTCCTTCGTTTCTTTCCTCCATTGACGGACCACCATGTCCTCCTAGCAAACTTGGGATGATCAGGGGAGATAAAGAATGGTGGGAATCGTTAGAGTGGGACAATTCCTACCCAAAAAATGCCATTGACCCACTTTTTAGAGCAAGGTGA